In Pseudomonadota bacterium, a genomic segment contains:
- the rplS gene encoding 50S ribosomal protein L19: MDLIATLEAEQVAALGKDIPDFKAGDTVRVGYKVTEGTRTRVQNYEGVCIARKNGEGIAGSFTVRKISFGEGVERVFPLHSTNIDSITVVRRGRVRRAKLYYLRSRRGKSARIAEDTTYKPKKA, from the coding sequence ATGGACCTCATCGCAACCCTCGAGGCGGAACAAGTCGCCGCCCTCGGGAAAGACATCCCAGACTTCAAGGCGGGCGATACCGTGCGCGTCGGTTACAAGGTGACCGAAGGCACCCGGACCCGCGTCCAGAATTACGAAGGTGTGTGCATCGCGCGCAAGAACGGCGAGGGCATCGCCGGCTCCTTCACGGTGCGCAAGATCTCCTTCGGCGAAGGCGTGGAGCGCGTCTTCCCGCTGCACTCCACCAACATCGATAGCATCACCGTCGTGCGCCGCGGCCGCGTCCGCCGTGCCAAGCTCTATTACCTGCGCTCGCGTCGCGGCAAGTCCGCCCGGATCGCGGAAGACACCACCTACAAGCCGAAGAAAGCGTAA
- the rpmE gene encoding 50S ribosomal protein L31, with translation MKKDTHPDYHFIDVKMTNGDIVKMRSTWGKDGDQISLDIDPSVHPAWTGGNAKLMDTGGRVSKFKKKYEGLGF, from the coding sequence ATGAAAAAAGATACCCATCCCGACTACCACTTCATCGACGTCAAGATGACGAACGGCGACATCGTGAAGATGCGCTCCACCTGGGGCAAGGACGGCGACCAGATCTCGCTCGACATCGACCCTTCCGTGCATCCGGCCTGGACCGGCGGCAATGCCAAGCTCATGGATACCGGCGGCCGCGTCTCGAAGTTCAAGAAGAAGTACGAAGGGCTCGGCTTCTAA